One window of Sphingobium sp. HWE2-09 genomic DNA carries:
- a CDS encoding zinc ribbon domain-containing protein: MLSGLVYCGCCGGPYSLRGQGRFACSNHVDTKSCSNGHSITRDKLEARVLDGLRDRMMTPDVAAEAIRTYVEESNRINYQRRASEIADRTDLQKVLKAINGLVTLAKEGKGTRALVDELLELEGQEDAIRARLAAAPADVPDIHPNISEIYRRKVERLTQALSQPEERQEAADALRALIERIDLTPGAKRGEVNAMLYGEFGRILEWIEQRRLVDNAKSPDALASGLFGMSVSLVAGVGLEVIAHDIEK, from the coding sequence TTGCTGTCCGGCTTGGTCTATTGCGGCTGCTGCGGCGGTCCTTATTCCCTTCGCGGGCAGGGGCGGTTTGCCTGTTCGAACCATGTTGATACCAAAAGCTGCTCGAACGGGCATAGCATCACGCGTGACAAACTCGAAGCGCGCGTCCTTGATGGTCTGCGCGATCGGATGATGACCCCGGATGTCGCAGCAGAGGCCATTCGGACCTATGTCGAGGAGAGCAACCGGATCAACTACCAGCGCCGCGCGTCGGAAATCGCCGATCGAACTGATCTGCAGAAGGTTCTCAAGGCGATCAACGGCCTTGTGACACTCGCGAAGGAAGGCAAGGGCACACGCGCGCTTGTCGATGAGCTACTGGAGTTGGAAGGCCAGGAGGATGCGATCCGCGCTCGTTTGGCTGCGGCCCCTGCTGACGTGCCTGACATCCATCCCAACATCTCCGAGATTTATCGGCGCAAGGTCGAGCGACTGACGCAGGCGCTATCACAGCCGGAGGAGCGCCAGGAAGCCGCCGATGCGTTGCGGGCACTGATCGAGCGGATCGACCTCACGCCCGGCGCTAAGCGCGGTGAGGTCAACGCCATGCTCTATGGCGAGTTTGGCCGGATCCTGGAGTGGATCGAACAGCGTCGATTGGTCGATAATGCAAAAAGCCCCGACGCTTTGGCGTCGGGGCTTTTTGGAATGTCGGTTTCGTTGGTTGCGGGAGTAGGACTTGAAGTCATTGCGCACGATATTGAAAAATAG
- a CDS encoding HU family DNA-binding protein — MPSPRFGRKFRLLGVKKTSIVRSDLVARLMDDSPNLTQPDVEKIVEIFFQSIIDQLSEGGRVELRRFGTFSARASDARQGRNPKTGETVSIPAKARPFFKVGKRLAAQVDGQNSEA; from the coding sequence TTGCCCAGCCCGCGTTTTGGCAGGAAATTCCGACTTTTGGGGGTAAAGAAAACAAGCATAGTTCGATCTGACTTGGTTGCTCGTTTGATGGACGACAGTCCGAATCTGACGCAGCCCGACGTCGAGAAGATCGTCGAAATCTTCTTCCAGTCGATCATCGACCAGCTAAGCGAGGGCGGCCGGGTCGAGCTTCGCCGCTTTGGCACCTTCAGTGCACGGGCAAGCGATGCCCGCCAAGGGCGCAATCCCAAGACTGGTGAAACAGTCAGCATTCCGGCGAAGGCCCGGCCGTTCTTCAAGGTTGGCAAACGTCTTGCTGCTCAGGTGGATGGTCAAAATAGCGAGGCTTGA
- a CDS encoding RES family NAD+ phosphorylase, with product MKLDLRRIEARIGPVELTGWPRIIPDRHRATPAGAGFGTSRFSSPSGAFRTLYAAQDFPTALAEAVIRDRFVGKERRCLYRPYLASLLATEISTSAPLMLVDLTGAAAYEMGIDTDAKGSRSHHAGQDFAEAIHKRASVDGIIFSSRLTGDPCVAIFDRALSRLNATAPVDLLRVGALAAELVRLEVTVRRRRTR from the coding sequence GTGAAGCTCGATCTGCGGCGCATCGAAGCGCGTATCGGACCGGTCGAACTGACAGGCTGGCCGCGAATAATCCCCGATCGGCATCGTGCAACCCCGGCCGGCGCGGGTTTTGGCACGAGCCGGTTCTCCAGTCCCAGCGGGGCGTTCCGAACGCTCTATGCCGCGCAGGATTTTCCAACCGCCCTGGCTGAAGCCGTGATCCGGGACCGCTTCGTCGGCAAGGAGCGCCGATGCCTTTATCGCCCTTATCTCGCCAGCCTGCTCGCAACGGAAATCTCGACGTCCGCCCCGCTGATGCTGGTCGATCTGACGGGCGCTGCGGCTTATGAAATGGGCATCGATACCGATGCCAAGGGCAGCCGGTCGCATCATGCGGGGCAGGATTTTGCCGAGGCGATTCACAAGCGGGCGAGCGTGGACGGCATCATATTTTCGTCGCGGCTGACCGGTGACCCCTGCGTTGCGATCTTCGATCGGGCACTTTCACGACTGAACGCCACAGCACCCGTCGACCTCTTGCGCGTGGGCGCCTTAGCGGCCGAGTTGGTTCGGCTGGAGGTTACGGTTCGGCGGCGCAGAACCCGGTGA
- a CDS encoding antitoxin Xre/MbcA/ParS-like domain-containing protein, which produces MAQSQITNRQDARDVVASFLDALSGSTLLKLANMLQRSSPDPERLARKVLEAASNSPATRKLAGGGLGKLVSEAQGQSRLDAITVEDDPSHRPATETLGAGEMAIALGVARASLDNWRRAHKILALRKGVRNYVYPTRQFDRRAPVEGLDRVRAHFSDDETAWDWLVTPNPYTDGAAPMDRLRKGKIEDVVRAAEGALDYQ; this is translated from the coding sequence ATGGCCCAGTCGCAGATTACCAACCGCCAGGATGCCCGCGATGTCGTGGCATCCTTTCTCGACGCCTTGAGCGGATCAACCCTGCTTAAATTGGCGAACATGCTCCAGCGTTCAAGTCCCGATCCCGAGCGTCTGGCGCGCAAAGTTCTGGAAGCGGCTAGCAATTCTCCGGCAACGCGCAAGTTGGCGGGCGGCGGTCTCGGCAAGCTCGTCAGCGAAGCACAAGGGCAGTCCCGGCTCGATGCCATCACGGTTGAGGATGACCCCAGCCACCGACCGGCAACCGAGACGCTCGGGGCGGGGGAGATGGCAATAGCGCTGGGAGTTGCTCGGGCTTCACTCGATAATTGGCGTCGAGCGCACAAGATCCTCGCACTGCGCAAGGGCGTTCGCAACTATGTCTATCCCACACGGCAGTTTGATCGACGCGCGCCCGTCGAGGGGCTGGACCGCGTACGCGCACATTTCAGCGACGATGAAACGGCTTGGGACTGGCTCGTGACCCCTAACCCCTATACCGACGGCGCCGCGCCCATGGATCGTCTGCGCAAGGGCAAGATCGAGGATGTGGTTCGCGCGGCGGAAGGCGCGCTGGACTATCAGTGA
- a CDS encoding lytic transglycosylase domain-containing protein, translated as MRLLLRASSRPATMEGRAAVVWIADRRWICVALLVLMATLPCEGATAARPPEPDVARCIRQAARGHAWLEKTLWGLRDQEAGWIGAEILNKDGSHDFGPLQINSWWVPRIAALLARREGEVRRWLQFDPCFNAEAARWIFLDALKMSGNYWKAIGIYHSPSGIRQRRYAALVAVHLQRRFGIDVFGRRAVTLVRPVP; from the coding sequence ATGCGCCTGCTCCTGCGCGCGAGCAGCAGACCCGCGACAATGGAAGGGAGGGCGGCCGTGGTCTGGATCGCTGATCGACGCTGGATCTGCGTCGCGCTGCTGGTGCTGATGGCGACTTTACCCTGCGAAGGCGCTACAGCGGCAAGGCCACCGGAACCTGATGTGGCTCGATGCATCCGGCAGGCGGCACGCGGTCACGCCTGGCTCGAAAAGACGCTCTGGGGATTGCGCGATCAGGAAGCCGGTTGGATCGGCGCGGAAATCCTCAACAAGGATGGAAGTCATGATTTCGGCCCCCTCCAGATCAACAGCTGGTGGGTGCCGAGGATCGCCGCGCTCCTGGCTCGACGCGAGGGGGAAGTCCGGCGCTGGCTGCAATTTGATCCCTGCTTTAACGCCGAGGCGGCACGCTGGATCTTTCTCGACGCGCTCAAGATGAGCGGCAATTATTGGAAGGCGATCGGCATCTATCACAGCCCAAGCGGTATTCGCCAACGCAGGTACGCGGCGTTGGTCGCGGTTCACCTGCAAAGGCGATTTGGGATCGATGTGTTCGGGAGGCGGGCCGTCACGCTGGTGCGGCCAGTCCCCTGA